The Nicotiana sylvestris chromosome 6, ASM39365v2, whole genome shotgun sequence genomic sequence TGCTAGGCAACTGCACAAAGCTTCATAACTGGCTGATCTTATAATTGCATATTGTTTGTGCACCAGCACTTGTATAATATCTTCATATCtttcaattttccttttttctcttattctgctgattccttttctttttctttctttttggatgTGTTCTTTTTGAACTGAAGGCATTCAAAACATATAACAAAGCTGAAGTTGCGCTACATAACAAGAGGACTGACTGCTGGATCATTATCAAAGAAAAGGTTTTATTAGATTTCTACTTGACCACATAAAGTATTACTTACGCTTGTATTAACATTAACCTTTCCTTTTAATGTTAATTTCCTAATAGGTTTTCTTCGTTGCTTTTTCTGTCTTTAGGTGTATGATGTTACCTCATATGTTGAAGAACATCCAGGGGGTGATGCCATCTTAGATCATGCTGGCGATGATTCAACTGAAGGTTTCTATGGGTAAGTCTTTGTCAAATATGTTTCTTTCACAATTTCAGTTACAGATGGAAATGCCAGAGGAGATAAATGGTTACAAATAAAAATGTCCATATTTGTCTTTTTGCTTTAGTGTCCCTCTGGTAATCCAATTCTTTTTGTTTTATAAGAGCTTGTCTTAAATATGTAATCGTCGAGCATACTTGATCCTATTCTGTTTGTGGTTCTCAGTTCCCGCCATTGCCTTATTTTTCGAAGTTTCATTCTTGGCTGTTGTATCATCTAAATAGTTGGATTTTATTAACCATAAAAATCACGGTCACATTCATGTTGCAGGCCGCAACATGCTACACGAGTATTTGAAATGATTGATGACTTCTGCATCGGAGATCTGGAAAAATGATTACTTCCATGGATTGATAGGAAAATATTTATCCGGTTACAATTTGCCGTGTTGGCGTGTTCCCATCTTCTAATGCTCAATCTCTGCAGTGCTGGCTTTCCCTATTTCAGTTTGTACTGTGGGCCTTCTATTTTTAATCAGCTTTCCATGGATTTGAAACCCAATTTGTCATGTCCGTTGGTGTATGTACCTCGGCATTCATTAATTGTTATTTCCAATTTTCCATGCCCTCATATGCCTTAGAGGAATCCATGTCGGAGTTCATTGTAATGGAGAGCCCAAAAGGAAATGTCAAAAATCATTTTAACTGTTGCTACTGGATTTGGTTGAGTATAAGCTTTGCCATAGAATAAGATCGACAACTTATACTACACACTTGTTTAGGACATTTTAGCTTGAAACAGGTCATGTTCTTGTCAAACAAAGCAAGCAATTATCAATTCATTTCGGCCACCAGCAAAAGCCAAATTATGCCCATGCTTCTCTAGTTCAATCTGAAAATCCAATCTTCTTTTCAAGCTTCTACTAACATAATCCCCTAAAGTTTCCAATAATATTACTTAACCTTGGTGAGATGTTATTTACTGTCATGATAACTCTTTTTGCATCAAGCAAAAGACACCAATTGGAAAGGTAACGCTTCACCAGAAAACAGGCACTGGAAATGAAATCCTAATTGAATAGTTTTCTGTATGTGAAGCCTACACAGTATCTGCGATCATCAATAGTTCAATACAAACTGATATAGTCTAAAGATTCTTCAAGAGGAACTTTGATCTTTGGCATCTTATTCAGCACATTACCAAGAAGCATAGCTGCCGTATTTTTATATGCATGTAAAATGAGTGTTTTTTCTTCTTTCGATTCGTATTAACTCGCATATTTTACAAACCAAAAGAATCAAAATCGAAATAATACAAATTCAAACCGAATAAGCGAATACACATAGAATCTACTACGACAGATTTATCTTGTTCAGCCATCCAATATGTCAGAGAAACATCTTAAGCTAAAATTACAAATAACATTACAATTGCAAAAACCAACCCAAGCATGGGAGGTCTGTATGTGAAGAATAAAGTGATGAATTTAATACCCAGAAACAATAAGACCGATCATTTGCCACCGTCTAACTGGTCAACCAATCAAATACAGCACCAGAACATGTTAAGCTAACATTGAAATGGACATCAAATTACAAATAACATTACAATTACAAAAAACCAGCCCAAGCATGGTAAGGCCCGAGTGTGAAGAATGAAGTGATGAATTTAATAGCCAGAAACAATAAACCTTACACTTACAACCTATACCAATGAAGTGCCCTTAGATCAGGGATACATAACCCAAAAAAAATTGGTCCTGCAATTCCTTGGTCACTACCACCAAGGGAGCAAAAGAATCACATAATTTACCACTGTTAGGATCTTATCTAAACGTCATATTTCTTCGGTTGGCGCCACTGAGCTAGAGTTCTGGATAAAGAACTAATGATAGCAACCTTAGGTGTTGATCCATTCTTTCCAAGCAAATCTTTTCCTGCCAAATCTGTAATTTTAGGAACCAAATGCTTATGTCTGTCGATCT encodes the following:
- the LOC104218112 gene encoding cytochrome B5-like protein, which translates into the protein MDVTLATILLGILLAVLIAIPRLRSKSDQPEKVASNAQNQAFKTYNKAEVALHNKRTDCWIIIKEKVYDVTSYVEEHPGGDAILDHAGDDSTEGFYGPQHATRVFEMIDDFCIGDLEK